A stretch of Electrophorus electricus isolate fEleEle1 chromosome 3, fEleEle1.pri, whole genome shotgun sequence DNA encodes these proteins:
- the fkbp5 gene encoding peptidyl-prolyl cis-trans isomerase FKBP5 has product MGTHIRGTGDKRKILGTRTCLSSEMATLEDESLTSQSCIPLFASEGIDITANKDKGVCKIVKSHGTEGDRPMIGDKVYVHYTGKLLNGKKFDSSYDRKEPFVFNVGKGQVIKAWDIGVCSMQKGEVCLLLCKPEYGYGSAGSPPKVPPNSTLLFEVELLSFRGEELTEDGGILRRIKVKGEGYNNPNEGATVHVHLEGRCDGCLFEKRDVTFVVGESEDKSIPLGVDRAMEKMQKGECCLLYLKPKYGYGKEGKPEYNIGPNAELLYEVTLKDFQKAKESWEMDLNDKLDQAVLVKQKGTHYFKAGRYHHAIIQYQRIISWLEMECGVGKEQQQAIQAILLVAHLNLALCYLRLREYSQTVENCNKVMELDSENEKALYRRGEARLLQNEFSLALVDFQQVLQVNPSNRAARCQIAACQRKMREHHERDKKIYANMFQRFAEHDAKVGVLKRKKEESVGVLDHSSLVVKRPCQSQDGS; this is encoded by the exons ATGGGCACACATATCAGAGGGACGGGcgacaaaagaaaaatatt gGGAACTAGAACATGTCTGAGTTCTGAGATGGCCACACTTGAGGATGAGTCTTTGACTAGCCAGTCCTGTATTCCACTGTTTGCCTCAGAGGGTATAGACATCACAGCAAACAAGGACAAGGGAGTCTGCAAG ATTGTGAAGAGTCATGGTACAGAAGGGGATAGGCCTATGATTGGGGACAAGGTGTATGTCCACTACACTGGCAAATTGCTTAATGGGAAGAAATTTGACTCCAGTTATGACCGCAAGGAGCCTTTTGTCTTCAATGTGGGCAAAG GCCAAGTGATCAAAGCATGGGATATTGGTGTGTGCTCCATGCAGAAAGGAGAGGTGTGTTTGCTGCTATGTAAGCCTGAATATGGTTATGGGTCTGCTGGCAGTCCCCCAAAGGTCCCTCCTAACTCCACTTTATTGTTTGAG GTAGAGCTACTCAGCTTTAGAGGGGAGGAGCTTACAGAGGATGGTGGAATATTGAGGAGaataaaggtcaaaggtgaaggcTACAACAATCCCAATGAAGGGGCCACAGTCCATG TGCACTTGGAAGGAAGGTGTGATGGTTGTTTGTTTGAGAAACGAGATGTTACCTTTGTGGTGGGTGAGAGTGAAGATAAGAGTATTCCCCTGGGAGTTGACCGGGCCATGGAGAAGATGCAGAAAGGGGAATGCTGTCTATTATACTTAAAGCCAAA ATATGGCTACGGAAAAGAAGGAAAGCCAGAATATAACATTGGTCCAAATGCAGAGCTGTTGTATGAGGTCACCCTCAAAGATTTTCAGAAG GCCAAAGAATCCTGGGAAATGGACTTGAATGATAAATTAGACCAGGCAGTTCTGGTTAAACAGAAAGGGACCCATTACTTCAAG GCTGGGCGGTACCACCATGCCATCATCCAGTACCAGCGGATAATATCATGGTTGGAGATGGAGTGTGGAGTTGGCaaggagcagcagcaggccATCCAGGCCATCCTGTTGGTGGCGCATCTGAACTTGGCTCTGTGCTACCTACGCCTACGAGAGTACTCTCAAACAGTTGAAAACTGCAACAAG GTGATGGAGCTGGACTCTGAGAACGAGAAAGCTTTGTATAGACGAGGAGAGGCTCGTCTCTTGCAGAATGAATTCAGTCTTGCCCTGGTGGACTTCCAGCAAGTTCTGCAGGTGAACCCCTCAAACCGTGCTGCCCGTTGCCAGATTGCTGCCTGCCAGCGCAAAATGCGGGAACACCATGAGCGTGATAAAAAGATTTATGCCAACATGTTCCAGAGGTTCGCTGAACATGATGCCAAG GTGGGCGTATTGAAAAGGAAGAAGGAGGAGAGCGTTGGAGTGTTGGATCATAGTAGTTTAGTTGTGAAAAGGCCTTGCCAAAGTCAGGATGGCTCATAA
- the LOC118241082 gene encoding uncharacterized protein LOC118241082, translating into MKKKEPTVEKQNDEHISLEDPLHSPPDAKLGELKASKCAEHFTDTTDTDHILTSVEQAEIAEDDQLTEPKEFLGHVPSTPFQEYTNIQINAAGHRRKMGSLQTFEGKRGVEDEDGDVCQEEKNMPLADIYDLSSTTNEFSKDDKNEVKKIKDGSTKYSTREDFTLVCSKQYMHSELFSQTNEQNVSTKTPPSTVLENSDSTEDDRNRKENTEVRNTELCAKIQTKKRRGFDQLGCFKVNTSKVVKEKKDNGKMCKIQKEQNMTEERCSEEITNLEPTHHLFTEPHSVESKVSLDILDQSLI; encoded by the coding sequence ATGAAAAAGAAGGAACCTACAGTGGAGAAACAGAATGATGAACACATATCTTTAGAAGATCCTCTCCATTCTCCCCCTGATGCAAAATTAGGAGAGTTGAAAGCATCAAAATGTGCTGAACATTTTACTGATACAACAGATACTGATCACATCTTGACATCTGTTGAGCAAGCAGAAATAGCAGAAGATGATCAACTTACTGAACCAAAAGAATTCCTTGGCCATGTGCCCAGCACTCCTTTTCAAGagtacacaaatatacagatcAATGCAGCTGGTCACAGAAGAAAAATGGGCTCGCTTCAGacttttgaaggaaaaagaggcgtggaagatgaagatggtgaCGTTTGtcaagaagagaaaaatatgcCTCTTGCAGATATATATGACTTATCAAGCACAACAAATGAATTCAGTAAAGATGACAAAAAtgaggtaaaaaaaattaaagatggGTCCACAAAATATTCCACCAGAGAGGACTTTACCCTGGTATGTTCAAAGCAATATATGCATTCTGAATTATTCTCTCAAACTAATGAACAAAATGTATCTACTAAAACACCACCATCAACAGTGCTAGAAAATTCAGACTCCACGGAAGATGACAGGAATAGAAAAGAGAATACTGAAGTAAGAAACACAGAACTATGtgcaaaaatccaaacaaaaaaaagaagaggttTTGATCAACTCGGATGCTTCAAGGTGAACACCAGCAAGGtagtgaaagaaaagaaagacaatggCAAAATGTGTAAGATACAGAAGGAACAGAACATGACGGAAGAGAGATGTTCTGAAGAAATCACAAATCTAGAACCTACTCACCACTTATTCACAGAACCACACAGTGTTGAGAGTAAGGTGTCACTTGACATCCTTGACCAATCGTTGATCTAA
- the LOC118241029 gene encoding uncharacterized protein LOC118241029, producing the protein MSGRKSKKSQKLASTRQSLNRKSNIGTQEKENYDGPPHSGNEDHECEKNKTDTLNEILPASLLLQAGGAATACTDQQNSSLEPSPYSQSQDCKDLLVPTEVASKKRKIGSTRKNNRGLKAAEQNEKEPRCRLEVSEENTEQHGVTEVVSVIEEGSKEEYGQPDLSDCSPSQFLKPERSTLQGEHLLLGSITHTEEAAENNMGHNLEITFQSQTMGLSCYDHDQSMKAALNQESISHSLDCRIVTPAESKLSHNDSLQMYNQMEMFSDQVKFLHNITDQKRKVDTAQTHLTGNEVEKNLSEELCPKKHFYEMANQYGIVFNEDSRNVENFQVSQDMQVIPSQSCTALNTMLEQSKLDFMCEVKGDKETKSTFISHDYSTEARGADTITTSLINEHQQQCSGTSENGFYSSIDGTKESHGTITLENISTTVETVDEDLVSSCLKHKGDTSKLTQDLESAYELKSTDCWEEKKECNNLCVVSDRVDSESNEVVEASYPTQPIQSDSIILPLEQEHQVGASLDKISYEIGFHCDSPDLEFKCHKDEQYDFSFARCLNGDSNLRENAEGRNLNKLNNDECCETKTEKKEVESNTMAFTSSSQLLISKICHTKKVSDVVDETTLIHAETLYEITNEELETSNKAHDVPYSDSQELPPELEMQSVEGDGVDLCSGSHRLPDNKLDQGTRLYAEVPFQSNHIIIDKDEMGGNYITNDKNHKLFEQIQSTENVYHSVLSRGKEEDSGDTTLAVDETFQLTKRYPGEVDILERTDISTEHGRLLVYGSVDCVSEDRVNHEKRAQTTGQIIKQADDFQLSLADELQRQGTCFEEGMRYESHGEHERQEAKIFQSLSPMVKDKIVESDAGLIGHDYGAPEKDNIPQKSVVCVEVTDVLMTNSAKQEDNKTSIILFVSKDEETEDIVSSNPEYEFLDTKNKAMEMNSKTYRGIDTASTILPDMEELQIHKTQNKSELEEITVQKDELVDEEKDGEPLSLLDNFLNISHNSKLEEFKASEWTEIVTVTKDADHISTSIGHMGIKEVEPNEIISQDEDRNLYEEEKDVSLTDRSNGELKDVTKECGKIDTQPVILLDVVHQSEPVVFVGVSQTEAPLESTKHRESMIDDKQDYELTSSNEQKMAPVIRDIQNDLTDHSSPHKTSMTVEDCESTENGSPKQVDDSPICATIEHIYEIQDSVITPVNKEITLEVLSDQVTQLPWDDKEKGKRGVEDEDGDVCQEEKNMPLADIYDLSRTTNEFSKDDKNEVKEEIKAGSTEYSTREDFTLVCSKQYMHSELFSQTNEQNVSTKTPPSTVLENSDSTENDRNRKENTEVRNTELCAKIQTKKKKRFGSTRRLQGEHQQGRERKERQWQKVEDTEGTEHDREERCSEEITNLEPTHHLFTEPHSVERKVSLDQSLTTEREEGELKDVTGECGKIDTPPVHLLDVVHQSEPVVFDGASQAKAPLESTKHGESVIDDEQDYEFTSSNEQKMAPVIRDIQNDFTDHASPQEASMTVEDCDSESTENGSSKQVDGSPICATIEHIYEIQDSVIMPVNKEITLEVLSDQVTQLPWDDNSDENHLLFTYRI; encoded by the exons ATGTCAGGCAGAAAGTCAAAAAAGAGCCAGAAGCTTGCATCCACCCGGCAAAGTCTTAACAGAAAAAGTAACATAGGTACTCAAGAGAAGGAAAATTATGATGGGCCGCCACATTCTGGCAATGAAGATCATGAATGTGAGAAAAATAAGACTGACACACTTAATGAAATCCTACCAGCTTCTTTACTTCTTCAGGCTGGTGGGGCGGCAACAGCTTGCACTGATCAGCAGAATTCTTCTTTAGAGCCTTCTCCCTACTCACAGTCACAGGACTGCAAAGATTTACTGGTACCTACTGAGGTTGcaagtaaaaagagaaaaataggaTCAACACGCAAAAACAACAGAGGGCTTAAAGCTgcagaacaaaatgaaaaagaaccacgGTGCAGACTGGAAGTAAGTGAAGAGAATACTGAACAGCATGGAGTGACTGAAGTAGTGTCAGTCATAGAGGAGGGAAGCAAAGAAGAATATGGCCAGCCAGATCTGTCAGACTGTTCACCCAGTCAATTTTTAAAACCTGAGAGATCTACCCTACAAGGGGAGCATTTGCTGCTTGGTAGCATTACACATACAGAAGAGGCTGCAGAAAATAACATGGGTCATAATTTAGAAATAACCTTTCAAAGCCAAACTATGGGCCTCTCTTGTTATGACCACGACCAATCCATGAAGGCAGCATTAAATCAAGAATCAATAAGTCATTCATTAGATTGCAGAATTGTCACACCAGCTGAAAGTAAACTATCCCATAATGATTCTTTGCAAATGTACAATCAAATGGAGATGTTTAGTGATCAAGTAAAGTTTTTACACAACATTACAGACCAAAAGAGGAAGGTggacacagctcagacacatCTTACAGGAAATGAGGTGGAGAAAAACTTGAGTGAAGAACTTTgtccaaaaaaacatttttatgaaatggCTAACCAATATGGAATTGTGTTCAATGAAGATAGCAGAAATGTTGAGAATTTTCAGGTGTCCCAGGATATGCAGGTTATTCCCTCTCAGTCATGCACTGCCCTGAACACAATGCTTGAGCAATCCAAATTAGATTTTATGTGTGAAGTCAAAGGAGATAAGGAAACAAAGAGTACATTCATATCTCATGACTATAGCACTGAAGCCAGAGGAGCAGATACAATTACAACCTCTTTGATAAATGAACATCAGCAGCAATGTTCAGGTACATCTGAAAACGGATTTTATTCCAGTATAGATGGAACCAAAGAGTCTCATGGTACAATAACTTTGGAAAATATTAGTACTACAGTAGAAACTGTTGATGAAGACTTGGTTAGTAGTTGCTTAAAGCATAAAGGTGACACTTCAAAGCTAACTCAGGATTTGGAGAGTGCTTATGAGTTAAAAAGTACGGATTGTtgggaggaaaagaaagaatgtaaCAATTTATGTGTAGTAAGTGATAGAGTAGACAGTGAATCAAATGAAGTGGTTGAAGCTTCATACCCTACACAACCTATACAGTCAGATAGCATTATTTTACCATTAGAACAGGAACATCAAGTAGGAGCTTCATTAGACAAAATTTCATATGAGATAGGATTCCATTGTGACTCCCCAGACTTGGAATTTAAATGTCACAAAGATGAACAgtatgatttttcttttgccAGATGTTTAAATGGCGATAGCAATTTAAGGGAAAATGCAGAGGGCAGAAAcctaaataaactaaataatgaCGAATGTTGTGAGACCAAGACAGAGAAGAAGGAGGTAGAGAGTAACACCATGGCCTTCACTTCTTCAAGTCAGTTACTTATTTCTAAAATATGCCATACAAAAAAGGTGTCAGACGTAGTTGATGAAACTACGCTGATTCATGCTGAAACACTGTATGAGATAACGAATGAGGAACTTGAAACTAGCAACAAGGCACATGATGTTCCATATAGTGATTCACAAGAACTCCCACCTGAGTTAGAGATGCAATCAGTGGAAGGAGATGGTGTTGATCTATGTTCAGGTTCTCATCGATTGCCTGACAATAAACTTGATCAAGGTACTAGGCTCTATGCTGAGGTTCCATTTCAATCAAACCACATCATAATAGATAAAGATGAGATGGGAGGAAATTACATTACCAACGATAAGAATCACAAGCTTTTTGAGCAAATACAGTCAACAGAGAATGTTTATCATAGTGTATTATCTAGAGGAAAAGAGGAGGATAGTGGGGATACTACATTGGCAGTTGATGAGACATTTCAATTAACAAAGAGATATCCTGGAGAGGTAGATATCCTGGAGAGGACAGATATAAGTACAGAACACGGACGGCTTTTAGTGTATGGGAGTGTGGATTGTGTGAGTGAAGACAGAGTAAACCATGAAAAACGAGCACAGACCACAGGTCAGATAATAAAGCAAGCTGATGATTTTCAGCTATCTTTAGCAGATGAACTACAAAGACAGGGCACATGCTTTGAGGAAGGCATGAGATATGAGTCACATGGAGAGCATGAAAGACaagaagcaaaaatatttcagagtCTTAGTCCTATGGTCAAAGACAAGATAGTTGAGAGTGATGCAGGACTAATAGGTCATGACTATGGTGCGCCTGAAAAAGACAACATACCACAAAAGTCAGTGGTCTGTGTTGAGGTTACAGATGTACTCATGACAAATTCTGCTAAACAAGAGGATAATAAAACCTCAATCATATTGTTTGTGAGTAAAGATGAGGAAACAGAAGATATTGTCAGCTCAAATCCAGAGTATGAGTTCCTTGACACAAAGAATAAGGCTATGGAAATGAACAGTAAGACATATAGAGGGATAGATACAGCATCCACAATATTACCAGATATGGAAGAACTTCAGatccacaaaacacaaaacaaatcagaatTGGAGGAAATTACAGTACAAAAAGATGAGTTAGTGGACGAAGAGAAGGATGGTGAACCCTTATCTTTACTAGATAATTTCCTTAATATTTCTCATAATTCAAAATTAGAAGAGTTCAAAGCATCAGAATGGACTGAGATTGTAACTGTCACAAAAGATGCAGATCATATCTCAACATCAATTGGGCATATGGGTATAAAAGAAGTTGAACCAAATGAAATAATCAGCCAAGATGAAGATAGGAACCTTTatgaagaagagaaagatgTGTCTCTAACAGATAGATCAAATGGGGAATTAAAAGATGTAACAAAAGAGTGTGGAAAGATCGATACACAACCTGTTATTTTGTTAGATGTTGTTCATCAGAGTGAGCCagttgtgtttgttggtgtcaGCCAAACAGAAGCACCACTGGAAAGTACAAAGCATAGAGAGTCAATGATAGACGATAAGCAGGATTATGAGCTCACATCTTCAAATGAGCAGAAAATGGCACCAGTCATCAGAGATATTCAGAATGATTTAACAGATCATTCTTCTCCCCACAAAACCTCCATGACAGTTGAAGATTGTGAGTCTACTGAAAATGGAAGCCCCAAACAAGTCGATGATTCTCCTATATGTGCAACAATAGAGCACATCTATGAAATACAGGACAGTGTAATCACACCAGTGAATAAAGAAATTACTCTTGAAGTTTTGTCTGATCAAGTAACACAGTTGCCATGGGAtgataaagaaaaaggaaaaagaggcgtggaagatgaagatggtgaCGTTTGtcaagaagagaaaaatatgcCTCTTGCAGATATATATGACTTATCAAGAACAACCAATGAATTCAGTAAAGATGACAAAAATGAggtaaaagaagaaataaaagctGGGTCCACAGAATATTCCACCAGAGAGGACTTTACCCTGGTATGTTCAAAGCAATATATGCATTCTGAATTATTCTCTCAAACTAATGAACAAAATGTATCTACTAAAACACCACCATCAACAGTGCTAGAAAATTCAGACTCCACGGAAAATGACAGGAATAGAAAAGAGAATACTGAAGTAAGAAACACAGAACTATGtgcaaaaatccaaacaaagaaaaagaagaggttTGGATCAACTCGGAGGCTTCAAGGTGAACACCAGCAAggtagagaaagaaaagaaaggcagTGGCAAAAGGTGGAAGATACAGAAGGAACAGAACATGACAGGGAAGAGAGATGTTCTGAAGAAATCACAAATCTAGAGCCTACTCACCACTTATTCACAGAACCACACAGTGTTGAGAGAAAGGTATCACTTGACCAATCTTTGACAACTGAGCGAGAAGAAGGGGAATTAAAAGATGTAACAGGAGAGTGTGGAAAGATCGATACACCACCTGTTCACTTGCTAGATGTTGTTCATCAAAGTGAGCCAGTTGTCTTTGATGGTGCCAGCCAAGCAAAAGCACCATTGGAAAGTACAAAGCATGGAGAGTCAGTGATAGACGATGAGCAGGATTATGAGTTCACATCTTCAAATGAGCAGAAAATGGCACCAGTCATCAGAGATATTCAGAATGATTTTACAGATCATGCTTCTCCCCAGGAAGCTTCCATGACAGTTGAAGATTGTGATTCAGAGTCTACTGAAAATGGAAGCTCCAAACAAGTCGATGGTTCTCCTATATGTGCAACAATAGAGCACATCTATGAAATACAGGACAGTGTAATCATGCCAGTGAATAAAGAAATAACTCTTGAAGTTTTGTCTGATCAAGTAACACAGTTGCCATGGGATGATAACTCGGATGAAAACCATTTA TTATTCACATACAGGatttaa